From the Vibrio natriegens NBRC 15636 = ATCC 14048 = DSM 759 genome, the window GTATTCCCCAAGGTAAATCGAGCTGTTGAAGTTCTCCGTGTACAGCGCCAACCGTAGAAACAATCTGGGTCGGTCTTAGGTCTTTATTGGTCTCCGTTTTAAAACTAATGCCGAGCTGCGCGGAAACAATTCGACAAAGCGGTTCGTTGATCACATTTAACCTGCCACACATATCACACTCCTAAGAAACACCTATGTAACACAAATTATAGTTACTTTCTGACTCAAGTATTTTTCATGTATTAACATAACCGATACTCAGGAGTTAATACCTAAAACATGACTATGAAACATGAATTATATCAATCATCTGACCCCTATAATTTTTAGTTTCTAGCCCGAGAATTCCCTCTAATTAAAGTCACAGAATTTCAAAAATTGAATAGCCTTTTCCTTTTTCTAACTAACGTCATGGCGAATCAAGTGTTAACTTAACCTTAACATCTTACATAAGGTAAAAACCGCTGACGGGTAAAAGTTGACGATTTTATTCAGCCCCAAGAAAAAGAATAGCCTGACTAAAAGAGCGCTTTACGAAAACACTCTACTAACAATTGGACGTTTAAGTATGAATACGATTATTAAAAAGACTGCTGCCACTGCATTGTCATCACTTCTGCTAGCTTCACCTGCTTTCGCCGCAGATGTTACATTGCGATTCGGACACTTTTGGCCTTCAGTATCTGATATTCATAAAGAGATTTATCAAAAGTGGGCTGACACCGTTGAAGCGGATTCTAATGGCCGTATCAACGTAGAGTTATACCCGTCTTCTACTCTCGCCAAGCCACCAGCACAATATGATGCCGTTAAACACCGTATCTTAGATATGACTGCAACGGTGCAAGGTTACTCAGCAAACCGCTTTCCTCTGACTCAAATCGTTGAGCTACCAGGGGTGGTACAAAACGCAACTCAAGGCTCTTGTGTGATTCAAAAGCTATACGAAGAAGGTGCGTTTGCAAATGAATACAAGGATTCAAAACCACTGTTCCTATTTACCCACGGTGCGGGCTTACTGCACGTAAAAGGAAAAAATATTGAGCAGCCTAGCGACTTAGAAGGCCTTCGCATTCGTCGTCCAACTGCCGTCATCGGTGGCTTACTAGAAGAGCTTGGTGCACTACCTGTCGGTATGCCTGCGCCGCAATCTTATCAATCGCTTCAACGTGGTGTGATTGATGGTGTTGCTCTACCTTGGGAAGGAGTGAAGAGCTTCAGAATTAACGAGCTGGCAGAAAACCACACTGAAGTGGGTGGGTTGTACTCGCTAGCCTTCATCGTGACGATGAATAGCGATGTCTACAACTCTCTTGATGATGAACTTAAAGCGGTTATCGACAAAAACTCAGGTGCCGCTTGGTCGAACATTGCGGCACAAGTATTTGATGATCTAGATAGCAAAGGCTTTGAAGAAGCGAAAGCAGCGGGTCACACAATCAACCGTATTGATGCATCAAACAACCAAACAACCTGGCAACCAATCTTCGACAAAGTGATCGAAAACTACTTGTCGGACTTGGAATCGAAAGGCCTAGCCGCACGTGATGTTTACAAGCGAGCAATGGAACTGTCGCAAGACTGTAGTAACTAACCGCTGCCTTTCAGCCTGAATTAAGGGAATGAGACTATGAAAACACTCATCAACCTAGTCAATCGCGCAGCACATATCGCTCACTTGGGCGCAGGTTTTATCTTAGTGTCGATGATGTTCATCACGCTTGCTGACGTTATCACTCGTGCGGTTTTTAATTTTACGGACGGTAGCATTGACCTGACGTTTGTCGGTGGCATAGAGCTGATTAAGTTTGGTTTGCTGTTTGCCATTTTGCTGACTATGCCTCACTCGGTAGCCAAATCTCAGGTCATTGTTGACCTGTTTACTGAGAAAATGAATCATCGTGTGAAGATATATCTTGAAGCCTTCTACAACCTAGGTTTTGCACTACTGGGCGCGGGTATGTCAGTGCGTTTCTTTGACGCGATTGAATCAGCCGCGCTTACCGGAGAAACCACTCAGGACTTACAAATCCCGCTGGAATACATCTATATGGGAGTCGTTGTCGCCACAGCGCTACTTGCAATCCGCGCATTGATCATCGCCGGTGAGCTTATTTTTCACTGCCATACCCCAGCGACAAAAAATGGCGGTAATGAACCAGCAAAGTCAAGCGACAAAAAAAGTAACGTGCAACAACGAAACAAAGAGGAGTTAGTCTAATGGATGCTTCAACGATTGGTCTAATTTGTATTGCGTTAATGTTAGTAATGATGGCATTCAGAGCTCCTATCGCGTTATCCATGGCGGTAACCGGGTTTGTTGGGTTCGGATCTATTGTTGCTTTTCCTTCAGCGATGGCAATTTTGGACAGCGGCCCATTTGAGACCCTGTCTAACTACAGCTTTAGCCCGATTCCTATGTTTATCCTCATGGGTGTCTTTGCCTCTAAAGCGCAGATGTCTCAAGAGCTGTTTCATGGTGCGAGAACACTATTTGGTCGCTGGCGCGGCGGTATGGCACTGGCAGCAGTAACCTCTTGTGGTGTTTTCTCGGCTATCTCTGGCTCTTCTCTGGCGACCGCAGCAAGTATGTCTCGCGTTGCTCTGCCAGAAATGGAAAAGAATGGCTACGCGATGTCATTGGCAACCGGTACGCTTGCGGCAGGTGGTACTCTAGGCATCATGATCCCACCGTCTATCGCGCTTCTGCTTTACGCCTTGATCACAGAGCAGTCTGTGGGTGACATGTTTATCGCTGGCCTAATCCCTGGGTTACTTGGCCTGTTCTTATACTGTGCGACTATTGCTATCACAGTTTGGCTAAAACCAGAGCTAGCAACGCCAGGTGAACAAACGTCATTTGCAGAGAAGATCAAAGGGCTTAAAGGCTTAGTTCCTTTCACCGGCATCTTCGCTTTCATCATCTGCGGTATCTACTTTGGCCTGTTTACACCAACCGAAGCAGCAGCTATTGGCGCGGCAGGTACATTAGTCATCGCCTTGTTCCGAGGAATGAAATGGAAACAATTCGTTGAAGCGGTAGAGGAAACACTGGCTCTCTCGTCCATGATCTTCTTCATGATCATTGGTGCAGAAATTTTTGGCTACTTCCTTTCAGTTTCAAGAATCTCTTACACCTTGGTGGAAGTGGTCGATAGCCTGCAGCTTTCTCCTTACATGGTTCTGTTTGCGGTGCTGTTGCTGTTCATCCTATTAGGTTGTGTCATGGACAGTATTGCTATGTTGCTACTGACAGTGCCGGTGGTTTACCCACTCATCGAAGCGGCAGGCTTTGACCCAATCTGGTTCGGTATCGTTGCTGTAATTACCGTAGAACTGGGGCTGATTACACCGCCAGTAGGGATGAACGTATTTGTCATCAAGTCGTTAGCACCGGACGTATCCATTAAGGACATGTACAAAGGCGTGTTCCCATTCGTTATGTCAGACGTCACTCGCCTGCTATTAATCATCGGCTTCCCATCACTCGCCCTGGGACTTCTATAATAATTCCTATAACCCTCACCACACGGACTGTGGTGAGGGCTCTTTCCCCTACTCAACTTTCCGGAGAATCTAATGAAAATTTTTAGATCAGGTATTTGTGTACCTGCGATAACTTGTGCCCTAGGTTTACTGTTATCCGTCAGTGCATCAGCCAAAACCGATGTAATCTTGTTAGGAACGGGAACGCCAGTCCCTGATGCTGACCGCTCTGGCCCATCAACCGCCGTAGTGTATAACGATACGGCATTCATCTTTGATGCGGGTGGCGGCATGGTTCAAAAGGCCATTGAAGCAGCACAAAAGAAAGGCATCAAAGCCCTATACCCAACCAACATCAAACACGTTTTCATCACACACCTTCACAGTGACCATATTCTGGACATCTCGGAATTGGCAGCAACCTATTGGTGGCGACGTGACGACAAAGTATCGCTTTATGGCCCTGTTGGTACGGAAAAATTTGTAACGGGCTACTATGACATGTTGTCGGTTGATATTGGTTTACGCACAAGTGGTAAGCAGCCGTTAAAAGATCCAACCAACTACCAGATGAACGTGACCGAATACACCGAAAGCAACACCGTTTATGATCAAGATGGTGTTAAAATCGAGGCATTTACCGTTCCTCATGGTGATATCCGTCCTGCCTTTGGCTACAAAGTGACAACGCCAGACAAGGTTGTGGTTATCAGTGGCGATACCGCCTACTCAGACAAGATGATCGAAATCGCGAAAGGCGCTGATGTCTTGGTGCATGAAGTGATCAGTGAACAAGGGCTGTCGAAGCTTTCTGAATTTTGGCAAAAATACCACTCCACAAGTCACACCAGAACCAGTGAGCTAGCGAAGATAGCCTCTGAAGCAAAACCTAAATTGCTGGTGCTTAGCCACATTCTCCATTACAGCGCGCCTATCGAATCCGTATTGGAAGAAATTCAGGCGAGCTACGACGGAGAAGTCGTGCTCGGTAATGACCTGGATATTTTTTAATCCAAGCGTTTTCTAATATTCCGTGTCGAATGGGTTGAGTTGTCTGAAAGATGTCGGGCTCAACCCAGATTTATTCTTAAAGAAGCGAGAGAAATACGCAGGGTCTTCAAATCCCAGATTGTAGGCAATTTGGTCAACATGCAATTGGGTATACAGAAGGCTGCGCTTCGCTTCCACAAACAGTCGCTCTGCAATAATCGATTTTGCCGCCACACCTTTTGATTTGCGACATACGCGATTTAACGTCGAAACAGACGTTTGCAGCTCTTGCGCATATTGAGCGACAGTCCAATGACTACGATAGTTATTCTCGAGTAGTTTTTGGAATTGATAGTAGTGACTATTTATTGAGCTACCAACGTTAGTCTCTTCGTCTTGTTGCTTTATTGCTCGGAATAGAGTCAATAAGATCATCTTTGCTAACCATTCAGAAGCTTGTCTCATTCCCACATCGTGTGCATTCAGTTCAGATGACAATAAATTACAATAATTATGCAGTTGAGTAAGAACCTTATCCTCAGTTGAAAATGAGAGCACTCTTGGTTTATCCAGCACGGTCTCAAATACACTCTCAGCGTACGATAACGCCGAATGTTGAATCATCGGTTCCGCGATACTGACAACATATCCCTCCGTATTCGGTGAAAAAACAAAGCCATGAACCACCCCAGTAGGAATTGCAATCACGCTGGCATCGTTAACATGTATCTTTTTATTATCTAAAGAAATTTCTGCATTCCCACTATCCAAAACTAAGATTTGGAATAGCTTTCCATGTCGATGTGGCTTAATACGCCACCCTCTGGTTTCGCTGCGAGCAGCAATGGTCTCCACGTGAACAAACTCGGAATTATTGCTGTCACTCTCTTCTCCATATAAGAAGAACCTTGGCACATCAGATATCGAACTCATCACTCACCCAACCGATCAAAAAAATATCCATATATGACTTAAAAGTACAAGGAATTGCCCTGTATGTGAATGGAGAGAATCACACTTTATTAACAAAATAGAAACACAAGGAATCAAACAAGCGGAGTGCTTAAAATGGAAGTTATCAAAACACAAGTTGCAATTATTGGCTCTGGCCCTTCAGGTCTTTTACTTGGCCAACTGCTTGCGAAACAGGGCATTGATAATGTCATCGTAGAACGTTCAACTGCTGATCATGTCCTGTCCAGAATACGTGCCGGCATCCTTGAGCAAGGTTTTGTTGACCTCATCAAAGAAGCAGGCTGTAACGCTCGTATGGATAAAGAAGGACACATCCATGACGGCTTTCAAATCAGTGTCGACGGCGAAAGTACAAGAATAGATCTCAAAGAACGCACTGGTGGCAAAGTCGTGACTTGTTACGGACAAACCGAAATCACCCGCGATTTAATGGAAGCGAGAAGTGCTGCCGGCCTACCAAGCTTTTACGATGCGCCAGTAACAGAAATTGTCGCGCCTGACTCTACTTCCCCAGCGGTCAGATTTGAGCACGAAGGTACCCTTTATGAGTTGCAATGTGACTTTATCGCTGGTTGTGATGGGTTCCATGGTGTATCACGACCAACGATTCCAGATACCATCCGTAAAGAATATGAGCGAGTCTACCCATTCGGGTGGCTTGGGCTGCTAAGCGATACCCCACCTGTTGATGATGAACTGATTTACTGCAAACACCCACGAGGTTTCGCCCTGGCAAGCCAACGTTCATCCACTCGTTCACGCTATTACTTACAGGTTCCCGCAACGGATAAAGTTGAAGATTGGAGCGACGATAAGTTTTGGGACGAACTGAAAAAACGATTACCAGCTGAAGCAAGCAAAAACTTACAAACCGGTCCTAGTATCGAAAAAAGTATCGCGCCACTGCGTTCATTTGTGTGTGAACCGATGCAATACGGTCGATTGTTTCTAGTGGGTGACTCTGCACACATTGTACCGCCAACAGGTGCCAAAGGGCTTAACCTGGCTGCCTCTGACGTGGCGACGTTGTACAAGATCATGACTCAAGTGTACAAAAATGACGACATGGAATGCATCAAGCAATATTCAGATATCTGCTTACGCCGAGTATGGCACGGCGAGCGTTTCTCGTGGTGGATGACCAACATGCTGCACGACTTTGACGAACTAAGCGTGAACAACACGGATGGCGCTATATTCAGTCACCTCATGACCTCTGAACTGGATTACTGCCTACATAGCGAATCAGGTAAAACGATGATTGCCGAGCAATACGTAGGCTTACCATATGAAGATCCAAAGCCGACGAAATAATACCCTCTGACATGCAGTCCCCCAGCCAAGTAAGGATGCCAGCGCATTCTTACTTGGAACATTCTAGCTTGGGATAGTCTGGGCCTCACTTTTCAATTCAGATAGTCATCAGCTCAGAAAAGTTGCTCTGACTCATCTCTGCTCCAACACGGTTTAGATAAATGACGTCTTTATTAGTTTAACTCGTCGTCCAAAATTCGCTCTCAGAGCTAGCGACTTAACGAATCACAGCGGAGGCGAAAATATGCCTTCCTTTCTTATTTATGTGATACGCAACCACATAGAAATCAATCTACTATTAACCCAACCCACTATTAATTAAACTATCAATTATAGCGTCATTTTATGAAACCAGAGGATTTATCGCGCATCATTGACAAAATCTACGCAGCCTCCCTTAATTCACACTCTTGGGAGGAAGTATCCCTTGAAATTCAAAAAAGTATTGGGGGGCACTCGGTTAATTTTGTCATCGAAGAATTAGATCTCAATAAATTTCGCTATGTGTTCAGTAACGGCGCGACAGAAAGCGATGTTGCTTTTTACCTCGATCATATTGTTCAAGATGATGAACTGACAGCGCTGCTTGAAAAGTTACCTATCGGGAAGGCTTTTTTATCTCAAAATTTTTTGCCACTTCGCCAGTTAGAAAGGGTCTCTGCCTATGACCGATTCTATCGCCACATCGGTCAAACCTATTTTAATGCCGCAAACTTCTACCGTTATCAAAATGTTAGGGCATTTATTTCAATAGCGCGCTCTCATAGGGACATACCTTTTAGCCCATGCGACCAACAGAATTTGCAGCTTGTTATTCCTCATTTATCGCGAGCACTGATGATCAACAATACGCTTGAAGATCAACAAATAACAATAGACGCGCTTGGGAGTTCATTTGAACATTTACCCTTCGCATTCTTAACTCTGGACGAACATGGCAACGTTATAATTTGCAACATCCGCGCAAGACAATTTATTACCAGCCTCAAACAGTTACGTTCTAACTATTTAATTCGACTTCCCAGCTCAAACGCCACTCAAAGACTACACATGCTTATTGATTCTACTTTACACGGTTCAAACAGCGTACGAAGAGGAAGTGTCACCTTTCTTTATCAAGGGGAAAGATATGTAGCCCATTGTTTTCCTTGGTGTGAGCGCTTTAATCATATCAATTGGTTGGATAACCGAACCCGATGCATTATTTTTATCGCATCAGCGGCGTACTTATCTGGCTCCCACTTACATTGGCAAGAAGCTTTTGGCTTTTCTCAAGCAGAATCGAACATTGCGAATGGGCTAATTTGTGGCAAATCGGCTAAAGATCTTGCCGAGCAACTGTTTGTTTCCGAATCAACCGTACGATTTCATGTAAAAAATATCCTCAAAAAAACAGAGACCAAAAGCCAAATCGCCGCCGTTAGCCTGATGCTAAAAAGTTTGATGATCGCACTAAGATAAATACGTTAGGTGTTCGGGAGGTGATTGTCTCCATCACGCAGACATCATACCCACTGATTTATTCTATCTATTCCTAAAAACTATCAATTTTAGTAGTTCACTTGCCAGGGTTCTCGCTTAACCTTGTTTGAAGAAGGTCATACAAACTGATTCTAGGTTGGCCTTTGCAGTGTTCGAACAAACACTGGAAAACGTAACTATGAAATTAGGTTCAATTTCAAAGACCGTAATCAGCTAACTATTTGGTTAAAAATAAAAAACCACCTATTCCTGTTCAATTATTATTTGCGGAAAAGTCGAGCAGCGTCTGCGCAAACCTCATAGTCTTTCTCAATTTACAGTTTAGGAGGAGAGCCAATATGAGCATGCAATCTATGATGAATCGTCTAGTGCGTAAGGCGGTTCTAAGCGCATTTCTAGCAACATTGTTCGCGTCTCCACAGACATTATCTGGCACGCCGGGATCTGTAGTGCGGATTAGTTGGAATGAGAGTGGTTTCCCTGGAAGGCAGTATACATATCCATTTAGGGCTGGTGTGAATCACTTTAGTTCAGACAACCGATATGTGGTTTTTTCATCTGATGCTTCCAACCTTGTGGACGATGAAAATGGAGGCGTGTCAGATATCTTTGTCTACGACGTGTTCTTGGATAAGATTGAGATAATTAGTCGTGCCAATGCCAAGGAAGGAGTGCTTGGTGAGCAGGGAAATGGTGCGAGTTATTTCCCTTCTATTAGTGCCGATGGCCGCTTTGTAGCGTTTCAGTCGTACGCAACGAATTTTGCCGATGGTGATTCGGATACTCTGGCCGATATTTTTGTTTATGATCGCCAGATGAACTCCATTGAGTTGGTGAGTCGCTCCAATATTTTTAACGGCGTGCTTGGGCAAAAAGCGAACAAGATGAGCGCTATGCCCGTCATCAGTGCCAATGGTCGTTATGTGGCTTTTCAATCCTACGCGAATAATCTTGTCGCAAGTGACACTGACAATAACTGGGACATTTACGTTTATGACCGCCAAACCAAACTAATTGAATTGGTAAGTAAATCTGGCCACCTAGATGAGCGCTCTGTAACTAAAGGCAATAAATTTAGCACAGGGGCTGCCATCAGCGGTGATGGGCGATACATTGCGTTTCAGTCTGCCGCTGACAATCTCGTTGACGATGTTCCTGATGGAAAAACGCATATTTACGTTTTCGATCGTATGACTGACACTATTGAGCTGATTAGTCGATCAAGCAGCACGCTTGGTGAGGATGGGGAAAAAGCCAATGATTCTAGTGCTGCAGTAAGTATCAGCAATGATGGTCGTTATATAGCATTTCGCTCGAGTGCATCTAACCTCGTTAATGGTCTCATGGATGGATATCAACAAATTTTTGTTTATGACCGACAACAAAAACAAACTGAGTTGATAAGTCGGGCTAGCAGTATGAATGGGGAACTTGGGGAGTTAGCTGTGGGGCATAATTACGAGCCAAGCATCAGTGCCAATGGAAGATATGTTTCATTTCGCTCCCATGCGTCTAACTTAATCCAAGGGGAAAACAGCGTGTATGGACATGTTTTTGTCTATGACCGACAGACCGCAATGATTACATTGGCTAGTGCCAGTCCAGAAGGTACCCATGCTGACAGCGGAAGTCTGTATTCCTCAATTAATTCGGATGGTAACTTAGTTATGTTCAGCTCTTATGCCCAGAATCTTGCAGGACCGCAGCCATATCGTCAGGTATTTATTAAGCAACTGCTCCTCAGCGATTTTTCTAAGTCAAGTACGGATAGAACGCAGGTTGTTGACGCTCCCCACAATACAGATTCCGATGCTATCTCAGATGATAATAAGTCGAGCGATGAAAATAAAGACGTGCCGTACAGCTGACTAGGAAATTTTATTTCCTTAGCAAGCATACGGCAAAAAGATGGTTAGATTTCATGATGTAAGTCTATATCTACAATGTTGTATATTGTAGAGCTCATTAATCGTCATCATGCTGGCTCTTAGGCTGTATGTTATAAAAAATTGTGTGTTCGACCCTTATTAGACGGTATTTGAAGATGGATCTCACAAAGGTAAGGCTCGCTGAGTCAGCGTAGCATTCGCTGACTCATTTCTTGCTTTATACGCTGTTAGGGTGCCAGTCCTGGTATTTTTTCGAATCACTTGCGTCCAAGTTTCATTTCCACTCAGCAGGACGCGTTTCACGTAAAACATCAATAAACAGCTTTAATCTCAATGGATGGCGACCCATTGGGTAAAAACAATTCACCGAAGCAGGATCTGATAACCAGCCTTCGAGACACGGTACCAGGCTACCGGGGTGAGCTCTTTCAAAACCATTTGCCAACCAAGTCGGTAATAGCCCTATTCCCCTACCTTTCGCTATCGCGTCAGCTTGCATCGTTAAGTTGTCACTTTGTAAGCGACTTTCTAAAGCGGGCAGCTCGAAGTTCCCATAGACTGGATGATGCAATGAGAAAGCATCTTGTCGAGCCGCAATAAAATCAATCCAAGCATGGTTGGTCAATTCTTTCGGGTGACTCAGAACCGTGTGTTGAGATAGATACTCTGGTGAGGCATAAGCAGCATAGTGCCAAAGTCCGAGTTGTTCCTTGTGGTAGCCCATTGGCGTAATTTCACCTACCCAGACAATGAGATCCGCATCTATCGTATATTCTCCGTGATGGAACTGACTATGTATTCGGACTTTAATGTCTGGGTGATTCTTCATAAAGATATCAAGTACGCGACTCATCCACCCACGTGTGAGGTTAGGGTGAACGATAAGAGTTATCTCTCCGCTTACTTGATTATTCAGCTCATGAAGCGCTTCTTTCCCTCTCCCCGCGAGATCTAATAACTGTTCAGAGTAAACTGAAAACACTTCACCCGCTTTAGTGAGAGTCAGGCGATTACCTTGTTTAGCAACCAACGCTTGGCCAAGATCTTCTTCAAGTTGAGAGAGCCGTCTACTGAGTGTGGATTTAGGTTGCCCCAATGATTTAGCCGCAGCAGTTAAACTCTTATGCTGGCACAGGGCATGAAACGCACGTACAGCGCTAAGATCTTGCATATACAGCTCCTTATGCATTTAACGGATTTATTGTGAGAATGAGAATTGTTCCATTAATGGTTCGAAGTGTCTCACATATTGATCTATTTCAGAAATAAATTTTGTGAATAATGCCCATATCCAAGTTGATATTGAGAATTATTCACAAGTAGGAGTTATAGATGTTCAGTTGGTCCCACTCTCAAGTTGCAATAGCAGTTTCACTAGGGCTAATTAGCCAGAGTGCAGCTTGGGCCGAAGAAGCTCAAAATAAAGCAGATGAAACTATTGTTGTGACTGCATCAGGTTTCGAACAAACGCTGCAGCGTGCCCCTGCAACCATGTCGGTTATTTCTGCTGAAGATATTGAGAAGAGAGCCTATACCGATATTACCGATGTATTAAAAAATATGTCGGGTGTTCAGGTTATGGGAGGCGGGGTCGAGCAATCCATAATGATTCGTGGCATGGCTTCTAGCTACACTTTATTCCTCATTGATGGTCGACCTGTACAAGGCAATGACGCGTTTGGTCTTAATGGTGCTCAAGCAGGCACTCCG encodes:
- a CDS encoding TRAP transporter substrate-binding protein, which produces MNTIIKKTAATALSSLLLASPAFAADVTLRFGHFWPSVSDIHKEIYQKWADTVEADSNGRINVELYPSSTLAKPPAQYDAVKHRILDMTATVQGYSANRFPLTQIVELPGVVQNATQGSCVIQKLYEEGAFANEYKDSKPLFLFTHGAGLLHVKGKNIEQPSDLEGLRIRRPTAVIGGLLEELGALPVGMPAPQSYQSLQRGVIDGVALPWEGVKSFRINELAENHTEVGGLYSLAFIVTMNSDVYNSLDDELKAVIDKNSGAAWSNIAAQVFDDLDSKGFEEAKAAGHTINRIDASNNQTTWQPIFDKVIENYLSDLESKGLAARDVYKRAMELSQDCSN
- a CDS encoding TRAP transporter small permease, with translation MKTLINLVNRAAHIAHLGAGFILVSMMFITLADVITRAVFNFTDGSIDLTFVGGIELIKFGLLFAILLTMPHSVAKSQVIVDLFTEKMNHRVKIYLEAFYNLGFALLGAGMSVRFFDAIESAALTGETTQDLQIPLEYIYMGVVVATALLAIRALIIAGELIFHCHTPATKNGGNEPAKSSDKKSNVQQRNKEELV
- a CDS encoding TRAP transporter large permease: MDASTIGLICIALMLVMMAFRAPIALSMAVTGFVGFGSIVAFPSAMAILDSGPFETLSNYSFSPIPMFILMGVFASKAQMSQELFHGARTLFGRWRGGMALAAVTSCGVFSAISGSSLATAASMSRVALPEMEKNGYAMSLATGTLAAGGTLGIMIPPSIALLLYALITEQSVGDMFIAGLIPGLLGLFLYCATIAITVWLKPELATPGEQTSFAEKIKGLKGLVPFTGIFAFIICGIYFGLFTPTEAAAIGAAGTLVIALFRGMKWKQFVEAVEETLALSSMIFFMIIGAEIFGYFLSVSRISYTLVEVVDSLQLSPYMVLFAVLLLFILLGCVMDSIAMLLLTVPVVYPLIEAAGFDPIWFGIVAVITVELGLITPPVGMNVFVIKSLAPDVSIKDMYKGVFPFVMSDVTRLLLIIGFPSLALGLL
- a CDS encoding MBL fold metallo-hydrolase, whose protein sequence is MKIFRSGICVPAITCALGLLLSVSASAKTDVILLGTGTPVPDADRSGPSTAVVYNDTAFIFDAGGGMVQKAIEAAQKKGIKALYPTNIKHVFITHLHSDHILDISELAATYWWRRDDKVSLYGPVGTEKFVTGYYDMLSVDIGLRTSGKQPLKDPTNYQMNVTEYTESNTVYDQDGVKIEAFTVPHGDIRPAFGYKVTTPDKVVVISGDTAYSDKMIEIAKGADVLVHEVISEQGLSKLSEFWQKYHSTSHTRTSELAKIASEAKPKLLVLSHILHYSAPIESVLEEIQASYDGEVVLGNDLDIF
- a CDS encoding helix-turn-helix domain-containing protein codes for the protein MSSISDVPRFFLYGEESDSNNSEFVHVETIAARSETRGWRIKPHRHGKLFQILVLDSGNAEISLDNKKIHVNDASVIAIPTGVVHGFVFSPNTEGYVVSIAEPMIQHSALSYAESVFETVLDKPRVLSFSTEDKVLTQLHNYCNLLSSELNAHDVGMRQASEWLAKMILLTLFRAIKQQDEETNVGSSINSHYYQFQKLLENNYRSHWTVAQYAQELQTSVSTLNRVCRKSKGVAAKSIIAERLFVEAKRSLLYTQLHVDQIAYNLGFEDPAYFSRFFKNKSGLSPTSFRQLNPFDTEY
- the pobA gene encoding 4-hydroxybenzoate 3-monooxygenase, with the translated sequence MEVIKTQVAIIGSGPSGLLLGQLLAKQGIDNVIVERSTADHVLSRIRAGILEQGFVDLIKEAGCNARMDKEGHIHDGFQISVDGESTRIDLKERTGGKVVTCYGQTEITRDLMEARSAAGLPSFYDAPVTEIVAPDSTSPAVRFEHEGTLYELQCDFIAGCDGFHGVSRPTIPDTIRKEYERVYPFGWLGLLSDTPPVDDELIYCKHPRGFALASQRSSTRSRYYLQVPATDKVEDWSDDKFWDELKKRLPAEASKNLQTGPSIEKSIAPLRSFVCEPMQYGRLFLVGDSAHIVPPTGAKGLNLAASDVATLYKIMTQVYKNDDMECIKQYSDICLRRVWHGERFSWWMTNMLHDFDELSVNNTDGAIFSHLMTSELDYCLHSESGKTMIAEQYVGLPYEDPKPTK
- a CDS encoding helix-turn-helix transcriptional regulator; translation: MKPEDLSRIIDKIYAASLNSHSWEEVSLEIQKSIGGHSVNFVIEELDLNKFRYVFSNGATESDVAFYLDHIVQDDELTALLEKLPIGKAFLSQNFLPLRQLERVSAYDRFYRHIGQTYFNAANFYRYQNVRAFISIARSHRDIPFSPCDQQNLQLVIPHLSRALMINNTLEDQQITIDALGSSFEHLPFAFLTLDEHGNVIICNIRARQFITSLKQLRSNYLIRLPSSNATQRLHMLIDSTLHGSNSVRRGSVTFLYQGERYVAHCFPWCERFNHINWLDNRTRCIIFIASAAYLSGSHLHWQEAFGFSQAESNIANGLICGKSAKDLAEQLFVSESTVRFHVKNILKKTETKSQIAAVSLMLKSLMIALR
- a CDS encoding PD40 domain-containing protein, translating into MSMQSMMNRLVRKAVLSAFLATLFASPQTLSGTPGSVVRISWNESGFPGRQYTYPFRAGVNHFSSDNRYVVFSSDASNLVDDENGGVSDIFVYDVFLDKIEIISRANAKEGVLGEQGNGASYFPSISADGRFVAFQSYATNFADGDSDTLADIFVYDRQMNSIELVSRSNIFNGVLGQKANKMSAMPVISANGRYVAFQSYANNLVASDTDNNWDIYVYDRQTKLIELVSKSGHLDERSVTKGNKFSTGAAISGDGRYIAFQSAADNLVDDVPDGKTHIYVFDRMTDTIELISRSSSTLGEDGEKANDSSAAVSISNDGRYIAFRSSASNLVNGLMDGYQQIFVYDRQQKQTELISRASSMNGELGELAVGHNYEPSISANGRYVSFRSHASNLIQGENSVYGHVFVYDRQTAMITLASASPEGTHADSGSLYSSINSDGNLVMFSSYAQNLAGPQPYRQVFIKQLLLSDFSKSSTDRTQVVDAPHNTDSDAISDDNKSSDENKDVPYS
- a CDS encoding LysR family transcriptional regulator, which translates into the protein MQDLSAVRAFHALCQHKSLTAAAKSLGQPKSTLSRRLSQLEEDLGQALVAKQGNRLTLTKAGEVFSVYSEQLLDLAGRGKEALHELNNQVSGEITLIVHPNLTRGWMSRVLDIFMKNHPDIKVRIHSQFHHGEYTIDADLIVWVGEITPMGYHKEQLGLWHYAAYASPEYLSQHTVLSHPKELTNHAWIDFIAARQDAFSLHHPVYGNFELPALESRLQSDNLTMQADAIAKGRGIGLLPTWLANGFERAHPGSLVPCLEGWLSDPASVNCFYPMGRHPLRLKLFIDVLRETRPAEWK